Genomic segment of Saccopteryx bilineata isolate mSacBil1 chromosome 9, mSacBil1_pri_phased_curated, whole genome shotgun sequence:
aaaatcttttaataacAACAAGAAAAAGGCATAGAGAGGTCAGCCGAGGAAATGGCTTCCTTCAGCCCGCAGCTTGTTTCCcagtcgccctggccagttggatgcCAGACAATGTTGAGTGTGGGTTAGCCTGTGGCCTGGAGTTGCCAAAGGCTGTCTGTGGTGTTACTGTTCTGGTTCGCCTGGCAGGctctctcatccctttccctcagGACATCGTTTCCCACCACCATGAGGCTGACAGAGTACTCTGCCACGCTCTGCACGCCcatcccctcctccatctcccttgaacctaaaaatatttgtctttgacCTTTTCTTTGTCAAAGCTCATGGTGTCTGTCTGGGCATCTTAGCCACTCTAGTGATATTTCAACTTCTATTTATTGCACATTTCCCATGGTAGAAACAATTATTACTACGAGATTAGCTGTAGGTCTGTGAGCCCCACCCACCTGGACCCACTGTGAATTAAGAGTGTTGCTTTCTAGATCATTTTCTagagacagaaatggaaaattttacaCAAATGTCTACCTAAACAGAATATGGTGGTGCTGAATGATATCACAAgggatattctttttttctaccaTAGAAGTCAACAGCAGAAACTGCTTCCCTGACCACTGGCCTTCAGACAGTCCCTGCTGAATGGAAGCAAAATCATCCTTTTCCTCTCATGTAGACAATGGCTGTGATGCCATGGTATCCAAAAGTTTCAGCCACATTGGGAAGACTTGGGGTAGAGGTAGCAGATGAATGAAAGCTTCTATTACTGTGAGAGACTTCGTTCTGCCTTTGTGGCTTGGGGTAGCAGCTGCCTCATTCACCTATCAAAATAAGTTGCAGATGATTTAAGGCTGGTTTTGTCTGCACTTTGCCTGTGCTGATGTGAAGTTTCCCCTTCCAGTTTCAccagagcaaaataaaaatgacatcctTTGCCAGATGTAGCTGATACAAACTATTCAGTGGGCCCACGAGACATTCCTATTCCTTCCTTTCAGAGAATATGCTCTTTCAACCATCAACTTCTTTCTGAGACTGTCAATCCCAGATGGGAGAGCATGTGTTATCAAATCAGCCTGGACATAATGATTTGCAGAGGGGAAAGTGTGTGACCCAGACTGGGCCGATCAAAGTCTCCTCTCCAGGAATTTTATGACTTAGAGATGGAGAAATGGCTGCTCCCATACTTTGCCAGGAAATTAATGCCATCAAGAGAGCTTGAGAGAATTAAGGTgtgagaagaaatggagaaacaaaaataGACTGTCTCGccttggcgcagtggatagagcgtcagactgggatgcggaagacccaggttcaagaccccgaggtcgccagcttgagcatgggctcatctggtttgagcaaaaattcaccagcttggacccaaggtcgctggctccagcaaggggttattcggtctgctgaaggcctgcggtcaaggcacatatgagaaagcaatcaatgaacaactaaggtgtcgcaatgcgcaacgaaaaaactaatgattgatgcttctcatctctccgttcctgtctgtctgtccctgtctatccctcactctgactctctctgtctctgtaaaaaaataaaataaaataaataaaaataattaattaaaaaaacagactGTCTCTCTTTgtgatttatttacttaaaatgagCCTCTTTTAGCTTTGTTTGCTTGAATtgggtttctgtcacttgcaattGAAAAAGACATGAGAGGAAGATTCTGAGATAGAGGGAAGCCCAACAATAGTGGTTGGTAGCATCCATATCTATACCCCTTCTATTTGTGTACCCACATAGGTTCATTCACATAGGCTTGGTGTGGACAGGGGAGCATGCCCTTGGAAGGAACTAATTCTATGTTGGGTATTCAGAAAGAGGGTCTTGTTAAGACCATCAGCCTACAGGTTTGACTTGCTAAGAATTCCCTCTCTGACCTTGGGTGATGAATcgctctctggacctcagttagGGTTACTAACCATCCCATTCTGCCAACGATTGGGTGGTTTCCCAGGACATGGGGGTTTCGTTGCTAACATAAGACAGCCTCAGGAAATCCAGGACAGTTGGTCACTCTAGGCCAGTTCTATGTCTGTAAAAATGAGATAGAACTAGACAGGAGTGGGAAATGTGGCCAAACTCTGCATTATTCAGACATTACTAATTGCCCTGGGCAACAATTCCCTTGAGCTTAGGTGTATCTTTACAATCTTTTGTAATGTGGCCAGCTACTGTCAATTAGAGTTGGCACAATATGCCATCCTTTTGCTGAGTTTTTGACAAGCTGGAATTTTAAGGATCAGAATTTACTGAGGATCAACTTTGAGTCAAGTTCTGCCATAAATTCCATGTCAGACTCTCCACTTTGAGTTAAACAACTTTCCTAGAACTTTTGCATCTTTTTAGGATTTGATTGCACATTTGGGTAACTGTATGGACTggtattagaatatatttttaaaattcagcttgTTATTCTTTAAAAACGTAAATTAATTCAGTGCTTATTATGGGTTAGACCTACATAAAGACTCTCACGGTTATAGTGGGAGCTTGTAAGTGTCTGAATTTTGGTAATAAGCAAACTGCGGCTTAGCAGTCCAGTGATTGTCTAAGGTCCCAGTCAGCAGGCAGCGGAGTTGAGTAAGATCCCATCTAGGACCCGTCTGACACCAGCAGCTTCGACCTTTCCATCTCAATGCGGATTCAGTGGATGCTTTGGCTTGTTTCCACCTTTAGTCTTTGATGTGCACAGTTTACACCCATCCCCGTCGGTTTGGGGACGCAAAGTTCCCAAGGACTTAAATTTCCGCGCGTTCAGGTCACAATTTAGGGTTACTCCGCGCGGCTGGGAAGCCCAGAAGTTCCAGACAGTCGAAAGTAAGGACCCGCGCGGGCCGACCCATCTCCACAGACCGGGTAGATCCCCACAGGACGGTTCCACAGTGAGCTGGTCGCGGGCCAGCACCGGGAAGAGGGATGAGCCGCGGGAGGAGCTCGGATACGTTGAAGCCCTGCGGCCCTGTAAGCGGGAAGGCAGCGCATGCGCGGCGCGGGCCGCGGAGTTGTGAATGGTGCGTTTTGTTTGCCGGAGTTTGGGGCGGGCGGGCGCgcgaggaggaggggtggggccgacgggggcggggccggcgggCCGGCGAGGTGGGCGGTGAGAGgaagtggcggcggcggcggcgacggcAGCGGCCGGGGGCGGCGAGTGCTGTGTCCGCGCGGGCGGGCAGTAGGCAACGgccgaggcggcggcggcggaggcggcGTGGGCTGGGCTCGGCGGGCTGCGGCACCTCCGACTTGCGGGAGTGGCAGCCCACGCGGGCGGGCGCCTGAAACAAAGGGAAGCGAGAGTCGGGGCGCCGCGGGTGGGCGGTCAGTCGGTCAACGCGGAGCCGGCCAGCGGGTGCCCGCGCCAGCCCGGAGCCCTGCCGGCCGGCGCGATCTCAGGGCGGGAAGATGCCGCGCGTCGTGCCCGACCAGAGAAGCAAGTTCGAGAACGAGGAGTTCTTCAGGAAGCTGAGCCGCGAGTGTGAGGTGAGGCGGCCGGGCGGCGCGGAGGCCGCAGCGTGCCCCGGGTGGGCCCGGGCGGAGAGAAGTTGGGGCGGCGCGGCCACCGGGGCGTCCGCGGAGGGGCAATCTCGCCCGGGCGCCCGTCCGCCCGCCGCAGACTCTGCTTGCCCTTATCGGCGGGGCGGGCGGGCGTGCGGGCGGCGGCGCGGATTTGGCTCCTGATTTGGGGCCGTCTCTGCCTTGCAGATTAAGTACACGGGCTTCAGGGACCGGCCCCACGAGGAGCGCCAGGCGCGCTTCCAGAACGCCTGCCGCGACGGCCGCTCGGAAATCGTAAGTcggcggggcgggggcgcgggGCGCCGAGGCGCGCGCGGGGCACTTGTTGCGCGGGGGCCGGCGAGGCCCAGGTCGGTTCCGGACGCGGTGGCTCCCGGAACTGAGCGGGCGCCGACTCACTTCCTACTCAGGATTCAAAATGCGAAAGCAGACCCTGGCGGGCCGCGTCGTCGCGCAGAGGCGCTTCCCTGTGGCCCTCGGCGGGTGGGGACGTTTCCCTGATACGACTCGACAGTTTGCCGCCGGTGGAACTCGAGCCAGAGGCCAACTAAACAAGGGAAGGTCACTGTGTAGGTTGGGACCCGAGTAGGGGATCGGGTCTGTCTAAGGAAGAAAACACCTAGTCGGGAAAAGAATTGGGCTTCATTCAAGGCTCTGACTCCTGGACGGTAGTTTGTTTCTGACACGCTAGGTCTGTTGGTAAGTCCACAGGGGAAGCTTTCTCGCCCTCTGAGAATAATAAATCCTTACGCCAGTTATCTATTGTccttataggaaaaaaaaaaaatccccttaagGATGTGCCgtgttcttttcttaaaatgttgaaattcaagaaaatcagaaagaaaccATTATCGTCGTTTTCTAAAAAGCATACCCCGGTAGTGCTGCTTGGATTTGCGAAAACCGCAGTTGATCTTGAGGCCGTGTTTTAGGTGGTAGATTTGGTGCTTCGCCTCCACCAAAACctgatgttaaaaagaaaattaaagtgtcCTAGTTCCTCTTATCTCCTTTTGGTTTAGCCTGTGGTGCTAATGAGGGGGGAGTGAAGAAGCCAAAGAGGGGATAGGAAGAAACGAAAGAAAGGTTgattattaacttaaaaataaaagttgaaatacTATATAATGGAATACAATTGATCTACTCCGGGATTGGGCCCATTGCATTTGTAAGAGACTTGAAGCTACAGTGCAGTTTGAATTGGGGTTAACAATAGGAGGACATATTGGAACCATTTACAATacttctcccacctccctttgTAGAGAatctacttatttttattgatatataattcacaTGACATAAACTTCTCCCTTTTCATCACCAAAGCcaaatttgtttttagagaagaTTGATATTTAAAATGAACGCGTTTTAGAATTTTATTACAGGTAATGAGAAGATACTGGCCAAATTTATCAGGAGCTCTAGAATAGTTCGTTATTATTGAATAGTATGAAAGAAAATCTTCAGCTTTTAGCCCACTGCCAAATTTATTGAGTAGTTGTAATaatcatataattaaaatgtgtaagaaatattttttgcttttggcaCTGAGTGATAGAAGAATCACTTATTAGTTGGTCCCATTGAGTGTATCATCCTTTGCCCGTTTCCTTTTGCAAAGGGTGTTGGTATGCCTAACCAGTGGATTTCCTGGAGGTAATTTAGTGTGAAAGATGAGATACAGAGTACTgtcaggatttttttaaagctgagggATTTCTTTTGAATCCAAGTGAAGAATAGCTATTAGAGTTTTCTGTCATATCAGACTTGACTGCTTGTAAATATGAACTGGAAATATAATTTAACCCACAGTATACCTGAATTGTTGTGCTACAATATTGCTGTAATATTTTATAGGCTGCTTGTATTTGTTATAAAATTTCTTTCCCAGAATCAGACATCCTCATTTTTCTTCCCCGAAATATCTGATCCTACAAATTTTAATAAGCTCTTAATATCTGACAAGAATTAAAAGTTGAAGGTACATTGAAGCATATGTGTCTTAATTTGTTGAGTAATGTAACTTTGTATTTGGGATTTCACATTACCCTCTCTCTTTAGTTTCCCCCTTTTAACTTGTTCTCCACACTTAAATTATGGTAGTCTTAGCTCCTGAAAAGTGAATACCATATTAATTCTGTGGCATATTAATGTACTTCCCTCTATGCAGGTACTGTGCACAATGCCTTTTGCATCATAGGTAGTACTTGATTAATTCAATTTAGAGGTTACTTAATGTAATGGCTAAGATTTGTCTTTTGACTTATAAAACAGGCAGTGGCTTTTACTTATTTGGTTGTGGAAAAGGCATTCTTCGACCTCTGTTTTGATGGCAATTAAGTATGTTCCCAAAATTATTGCCAAACCATTTTCCtcttttagtctttttattttgaatgtctCCTTAATGTATTAGTGAGGTTAATgaagaatttattttgtatttaaataggttttttttatataactttaaaaaaaatttttttttaattttatttattcatttttagagaggagagagagagaaggggggaggagctggaagcatcaactcccatatgtgccttgaccaggcaagcctagggtttcaaaccagcgacctcagcatttccaggttgacgctttatccactgcgccaccacaggtcaggctaatttattttgtatttagatGCGAAACAATTTAAGGGCTGTGATGCtcagctcttccccccccccccaatattaataatatatctaTTTAACCCAATAGAtccaaaatgtcattttaatatgtaattcatataaaaattattaatttaatattttacattttgggtGCCACATCTTTGAGATCCAGTGTGTATTCTGCATTTACACCTCATCCCAAGACCTTGGGGGACTGGGGCTACTGGATTGGAAAGGGAAGCTCTAGATGAGTCCCATGTAAACTCAGGGTCTCCCTCATTTCTTCTTAACTATATAACTTAACCAGATTTTATCAGAACATGAATAAAAGTAATGGGTGAGAGATGGAATCTATTTGGTAAACTCTGATTTATTCCCCAGTAAGTTCTTATTGTGATAAAAGTGTTGGAGATGTCTTCAACACTAatgaatagcaaaaaataaattaaaaaaaaaaaatctttattagcctgaccaggaggtggcgcagtggatagagcatcaaactgggatgcggaagacccaggttcaagacccctaggtcgccagcttgagcgcgggctcgtctggtttgagcaaaaggtcaccagcttgaacccaaggtcgctggctcaagcaaggggttactcagtctgctgaaggcccatggtcaaggcacatatgagaaagcaatcaatgaacaactcaggggttgcaatgcgcaatgaaaaactaatgattgatgcttctcatctctctccgttcctgtttgtccctgtctatccctctctctgactctctctgtctctgtaaaaaaattaaaaaaataaaaattaaaaaaaaatcttatgacaGGTATGGTGACTCTTACAATGAGAGtggtaaaaaacatatttttaatcctgaaaatggaagaataaaagCTATGTTGGGTTAGTACAAGGTGTGCTGTTTTACAATTTATGGAACCTATAAAATATAGTTGGGACAATCTGTAAATCTTACATATAGACTGGAATACCAGtacaacatttttatgttttcaaacatAATTTTCCCAACTATTATGTGTAGGTATTCCATTAAAGAATTCTGTGGTCTGATAAATTGGGAAATGTTATTCTAGAGTGGTCTGTTTTTAATCACCTCCTGTCTCAGAGAGAAGGATCTTGATGAGATAATGGGCATAAAGTGATGAAGCAGGCAATCTCTTCTGAGGTTGGCCTTTAGACGGAAGGTGAGGTAATGAGATCTGTAGACTTTTTACTTAGCACAGAGCTGATTTGGGGTACACTAGAGATGGAAGGATTTGTTACTGGGTGAGTACTGAAGAAACATGCTTGGGAGATTTTGACTTGGCATTCATTTCATGATCTAAGCCTCTTATTTGCCACCACTTTGCTCTGAGAATTTCATTATCTGAGGATAGAAAATGTAGTTCACAattacttcttattttatttagcaaatactttttttagagagagagagagatgggaagggaggtgagaagcatcaactcgtagttacatcactttagttgttcattgattgcttctcttatgtgccttaatgggggaggggaggctccagctgagccagtgacccctgctcaagccagcgaccatggaatcatttCTATGAGTCCGAGCTCAAGCCAGGAACTtgggaattttgaacctgggacctcagcctcccAGTTCAAGACTATCCAATGTACCATTACAGGTCAGACTGTTTAGCAGATGCTTATATAGCACTTCCTTGgtactattctaagcactttacaaatattaatttgtgagaaaactgaggtacagggttaagtaacttgcttcaGGTCACACAGCCTAGGCAGCTTGCCTCAAGTCTGCTTTTCATTTGAATTATTGTTGGTTCATTTCATTTCAGTTgattgtttattaaatttatgcTAATAGTGgggtaagatattttttaaagttaatgttGTAATGATTTTTGTTCAGTGTCTGTTCATAAGAAGAGGTACCCCAGATGATTAGGGAAATGCCATCAAAGAGATTTAAAAGTTAGGTTGACAGTTGTACCTAATAATAGGAAGTAAAGTTTTTacccttaaagaatttaaactGTTAATCACGGAGAAAATAGAGGATAGTTTAATCAGCTAAAGGTTTTAAACAAATTGTCAAAATGTGAACCTCACTCTCAGATGAAGACTCTGCTTGAAAACACAGGCTTTAGAACTTTAattggtaaaataaaacaaaaacattctattttaattagtaaaagaaaacaaaaattcaacaaagaaaagtttacATTTAGATGATGAAATATGTGTTTTTTTCAAAacgcattttatttatttacttcttaatTTCCCTTGGGAAGAGGGATagtgttatttccattttttatttggggggaaataTAGTTAAATTGCTCAGGGACTACACAGAATGACACTTAATTGAAATAGATTTCGACAGTTGTGCCATACAaatcttttataaatattagatGAATACTTTTGTTATAGTCAGATCCAGTTAACCTAAAATCAAATTATAGAAAATGCGTATTTTATTTAATCACCCAAGGTTTTAGAATGAGACATGCTGTCACGGGACATGCTAGTGTATGGTTTATCAGAAGAGACAGTCATGTGCATTTTTATCATGGGCCTTAGAGCATAGTGTTTCCTTGAACAagggaaatcaagaaaaattaaaacgtCTCGTTTACACAACCTAATTgtggaatgttttaaaattcaaaatgtttagATCGTCAGTgatattcacatttaaaaataaaagtttttaaattcagGGATGGTGGCTTCTGGTTAAACATTAGCAATGCGTGGTCCTAACGTCAGCAAAAACTGACTGAAAGAAAGTATTGATTCCATgtcttgattttatatttaagcAGCCAATGGCAAATGTCCTCAAAATGGAATCAGATGTTTGTAACTTAATACTTAAGAAAAATGATGAGTGCATGTTTTTTACTTCTAAGTATTCTCGGTGCTGCCTGACTTAAGACAGAAactgatgtaaaaataaatgactgcCTGCATAATTTATGTAATGTCCTGCTCCTGATCCTGTTTGTATTGATTTTTCTAAAAGGCTTTTGTGGCCACAGGAACCAATCTGTCTCTCCAGTTTTTTCCGGCCAGCTGGCAGGGAGAACAGCGACAAACACCTAGCCGGGAATATGTCGACTTAGAAAGAGAAGCAGGCAAGGTAGGAAACATTTCTTTGCAATTTGAAATACTGTGGCTTGTTTTATTAGAGATTATtggattatttacattttaatagagAGATCACAATTCTGATTATACAGGCATATGgtcagatttgtttttatttcatattataaggatataatatagtttttaaaaatcactcatttttttatatcgctttattatatcatatttatCATAGAAAGTTCTAGCCTTTAAAGAGAGTACTTTCTTACATGTAACATTCAaaacttaatttctttaaaagtgttgacaggaatttttttttaactaaaatatgtGTGACTACAGTgctgtaaaaaagaaattaagagaaaaatgaggaaaggctttaaatttaataatgcTTAGAAATAGCTCATGGGTAACTTTCTGCTgctgttaatattttaatttaattttgaaaaaacaatatgaaaattttaacttgacaatcatttctttgttttgagaAAAAGCTTCTGAGGAAACaaataaatgttctaaaatttttatgttgaaaGTTTAGGTTGAAGATGGAAAATGTAAGTGAAAATGTTTGAGAGCCCTATTAAAATCTAAGTTAAAtgaattatataattttgatgaaattttaaTGAGTGATATCTTGCATTGGTTCACCTTTTTATGTAGAAGTTgacttcaataaaatattttaaagaataaatttttgacctcattttgt
This window contains:
- the CBFB gene encoding core-binding factor subunit beta isoform X1, whose product is MPRVVPDQRSKFENEEFFRKLSRECEIKYTGFRDRPHEERQARFQNACRDGRSEIAFVATGTNLSLQFFPASWQGEQRQTPSREYVDLEREAGKVYLKAPMILNGVCVIWKGWIDLQRLDGMGCLEFDEERAQQEDALAQQAFEEARRRTREFEDRDRSHREEMEARRQQDPSPGSNLGGGDDLKLR
- the CBFB gene encoding core-binding factor subunit beta isoform X2 is translated as MPRVVPDQRSKFENEEFFRKLSRECEIKYTGFRDRPHEERQARFQNACRDGRSEIAFVATGTNLSLQFFPASWQGEQRQTPSREYVDLEREAGKVYLKAPMILNGVCVIWKGWIDLQRLDGMGCLEFDEERAQQEDALAQQAFEEARRRTREFEDRDRSHREEMEVRVSQLLAVTGKKTTRP